A single genomic interval of Flavobacteriales bacterium harbors:
- a CDS encoding NifU family protein encodes MPRREHSQLEQRVQEALRDLRPFLEADGGDITLEEITSEGIVRVRLHGACRGCAMSPMTMKAGVEEAIKRVAPQVKAVEAVNMGEVV; translated from the coding sequence ATGCCCCGCCGCGAACACAGCCAGCTCGAACAACGCGTGCAGGAAGCCCTGCGCGACCTGCGCCCCTTCCTGGAGGCCGACGGCGGCGACATCACCCTGGAGGAGATCACTTCGGAGGGCATCGTGCGTGTCCGATTGCACGGCGCCTGCCGCGGTTGCGCCATGAGCCCCATGACCATGAAGGCCGGCGTGGAGGAGGCCATCAAGCGCGTGGCCCCGCAGGTCAAGGCCGTGGAGGCCGTGAACATGGGCGAGGTGGTCTGA